The following proteins are co-located in the Carassius auratus strain Wakin linkage group LG45M, ASM336829v1, whole genome shotgun sequence genome:
- the LOC113068545 gene encoding V-type proton ATPase subunit D: MSGKDRIDIFPSRMAQTIMKARLKGAQTGRSLLKKKADALSMRFRQILRKIIETKMLMGELMREAAFSLAEAKFAAGDFSTTVIQNVNKAQVKVRAKKDNVAGVTLPVFEHYQEGGDSYELTGLARGGEQLSRLKRNYAKAVELLVELASLQTSFVTLDVAIKVTNRRVNAIEHVIIPRIERTLTYIITELDEREREEFYRLKKIQEKKKQLRERTEKETALRLAALGPIAEPMNILNEEADEDLLFE; the protein is encoded by the exons ATGTCCGGAAAAGATCGGATCGACATATTTCCCTCGAGAAT GGCTCAGACCATTATGAAAGCTCGACTGAAAGGAGCTCAAACTGGCCGGAGTTTGCTGAAGAAGAAAGCTGATGCTCTGTCCATGCGATTTCGGCAGATTCTTAGGAAAATCATTGAG ACTAAGATGCTGATGGGAGAACTGATGAGAGAAGCCGCCTTTTCATTAGCTGAGGCCAAATTTGCTGCTGGTGACTTCAG TACTACAGTCATTCAGAACGTGAACAAGGCCCAGGTGAAGGTCAGGGCAAAAAAGGACAACGTTGCAG GAGTTACTCTTCCGGTGTTCGAGCACTATCAGGAGGGAGGAGACA GTTATGAGCTCACTGGTTTGGCGAGAGGAGGAGAGCAGCTGTCTCGGCTCAAGAGGAACTACGCCAAAGCAGTCGAGCTTCTCGTAGAGCTGGCCTCACTGCag ACCTCTTTTGTGACGCTGGACGTGGCCATTAAGGTCACAAACCGCCGTGTGAACGCCATCGAGCACG TGATTATTCCCAGGATCGAGCGCACGCTGACGTACATCATTACTGAACTGGATGAACGAGAGCGAGAGGAGTTCTACAG GCTGAAGAAGATCCAGGAGAAGAAGAAGCAGCTTCGTGAGAGGACGGAGAAGGAGACCGCCCTGCGTTTGGCAGCGCTGGGGCCGATCGCAGAGCCCATGAACATCCTGAACGAAGAGGCGGATGAGGACCTGCTGTTTGAATGA
- the LOC113068543 gene encoding eukaryotic translation initiation factor 2 subunit 1-like, with amino-acid sequence MPGLSCRFYQHRFPEVEDVVMVNVRSIAEMGAYVSLLEYNNIEGMILLSELSRRRIRSINKLIRIGRNECVVVIRVDKEKGYIDLSKRRVSPEEAIKCEDKFTKSKTVYSILRHVAEVLEYTKDEQLESLFQRTAWVFDEKYKKPGYGAYDVFKQAVSNPSILDGLDLTEEERNVLIDNINRRLTPQAVKIRADIEVACYGYEGIDAVRDALKAGLNCSTDAMPIKINLIAPPRYVMTTTTLERTEGLSVLHQAMTAIKERIEEKRGVFNVQMEPKVVTDTDETELQRQLERLERENAEVDGDDDAEEMEAKTHE; translated from the exons ATGCCGGGCCTCAGCTGTAGGTTTTATCAGCACCGCTTCCCCGAGGTGGAGGACGTGGTGATGGTGAACGTCCGCTCTATCGCTGAGATGGGTGCGTATGTGAGTCTGCTGGAGTACAACAACATCGAGGGCATGATCCTGCTGAGCGAACTGTCCCGCAGACGCATCCGCTCCATCAACAAACTCATCCGCATCGGACGCAACGAGTGTGTGGTGGTCATCAGAGTGGACAAAGAGAAGG GATACATTGATTTGTCCAAGAGAAGAGTGTCTCCGGAAGAAGCCATCAAGTGTGAGGATAAATTCACCAAATCTAAAACC GTGTACAGTATTTTACGGCATGTGGCTGAAGTGTTGGAGTACACCAAGGACGAACAGCTGGAGAGTTTGTTCCAGCGAACCGCTTGGGTGTTTGACGAGAAGTACAAGAAACCTGGATACGGTGCCTACGACGTCTTCAAGCAGGCCGTGTC TAATCCCTCCATCCTGGATGGTTTGGATCTGACGGAGGAGGAGAGGAACGTGCTCATCGACAACATCAACAGACGCCTCACTCCACAAGCGGTCAAAATCAGAGCAG ACATTGAGGTGGCGTGTTATGGATATGAAGGCATTGATGCTGTCAGAGACGCTCTGAAGGCGGGGCTTAACTGCTCCACAGATGCCATGCCAATCAAG ATCAACCTGATCGCACCGCCGCGATACGTCATGACCACCACCACACTGGAGCGCACCGAGGGTCTGTCAGTGCTCCACCAGGCCATGACCGCCATCAAGGAGCGCATCGAGGAGAAGCGAGGGGTCTTCAATGTCCAGATGGAG CCCAAAGTGGTGACGGACACAGACGAGACAGAACTGCAGCGACAGCTCGAGCGTCTGGAGCGAGAGAACGCAGAGGTGGACGGAGACGACGACGCCGAGGAGATGGAGGCCAAGACACACGAGTAG